atgactactttagtgatctaaacactcttatgtttctttacagagggagtatgaaATAGGACAATGTCGAAGTGAAGACAATCGTCAAACTCGTTCAAGATATAGTATATGCAAATAATTTTCCACTCTTCCTTGAGTAGAGACATCAGAGTCCAAACCCACAGCCCAGAAATCAACAACAGTTCTACTGTTGTTTAAGGGCACATGCAAGTGCTTGTCAGGTACTCACAATCAAACTTACTAGCATTATGGAAATAAAAATTATCTTCATCAATAAATTAAAGAGAGATGCGTCTCAAAGTAAAGCGTGATGCGAACTGTACTTGTCAGTTGCAAAGAGATGATCACTCTCTTAAAGGGAGCATGTATGACAAGAATGATGTGAGACCAGATCCCGTCACCTAACATCTTTCAAGCAACAGGTATAAAATTTGAATGATCACCCTAAATAAGGTGTAGTAGCATACCACACTGTACAGTGTTGCCGCAGAAAAATAATCGTTTCTCTTGAGAGAATTAACCGCAAGTGACTTCAACTCTGCCATTCTTCTTACATTTGAATGATCACCCTAAATGGTCAAGCAAAAAAAAGGAATTGAGACTCAGGAATGCCAGTATAAAGCAgtacatatatactccctccgtcccaaaataagtgtctcaattttgtactagctctagtataaatttgtactaagcttaagacacttatttttggacggagggagtactattgaaATTTTAAAAGGAGGTGCTTGGCTGGTGCGGCTGCTCAGAAACAGTGTGTTGCTGCCATAAAAGAGTAGCAGAACAGCCATGTTTGATTTCAGAAAGATCTTGATCCTTGTCTTGCTCCTGATAGTACACAGAAATTTTTATTTCGAGAACTCATGATATCTCCTACCATCTGATCAGTGCAACAAAATTATCCACATCTAAACCTTTGTATAACAAATTATGTAATTGGGGTCCGGCAGTCCTCTAGCTGGATCTGCACTGCACTGGTCATCAACCTTTTTTTCCCCTTAATGCATAAGTACAGAGTTCTCCTGCGTATTCTAGAACTAATCTCTTCCATTAAAGGTGCTCAACATAGGGTTGTGTGGCGTCTGTTTGCTGCCCAGGGTTGGGTGCTGTGGTTTTCGCGTAACAAGCTTGTGATTGAACGCAGAATCCTCGGTCAGACTGCCAACTACATTTTTAAATGCATAACTTTCTTTCAGCTTTGGCTCCTGGTGGGGAAGGAGAAGGACAGGGCACTAGCAGCAGCTGCTTTAGCAAAGCTTAGAGATCTACACCACAGGCTGCCACGGGCGAGCTCCCGGGGGGCCTCCTAGTGATCCATGATGGCATCGTCTCTGCTTGTTTCTACTGTTGAACCTTTTTAGTCTGTGCTCCTTAACTTCATTTGTAAGCTGGTATCCCCAGTACTTTTATGTTCAGAACTAGTGTTGTAAGACTTGGTTGGTCCTGTTTAGGCTTTATATTATAAAGTCGGGCGCTTCTTGCGCCTCCGTTCCAAAAAATATCTCATAAGCCCTATCAGGCCATCACCTCCGACCAAAGAGTCTTTTAAAAGATTATCAATAGCATGTACAAAATTTGTGTTCATCGATCAAAAGACGAAAGAAACATGGCTAATTTTGTGTATGGTAATTCTAACCGAGAAACTATGAATTCAAAGTTGATGCCAAATTTAAACTAGAAGATATATGAACTAAACAGGGTCCAGTGAATACCTGCTTCATAGATGCTGACTTTGCATGGTGTATTATTCCGTCGATGCTCCAATCATGCACAGTTGGAATACAATAAGTCACAGGAAATAAGATCTCAACGTCTTcccttgaaccatccagtgcagcaATTTCTATTGGCATCCTACCAAACTGTTATAAACAAAGTTTAACTTCAGAAAATCACTTCCGGGAACGCTAGGGAAATGGAAACGAAGGAGGCAAGAGTTTATCTTACTATATCATTAGTAAGATAAAAAATGGTTTAGATAATTTATAAAAATGAGAACTAATTAATAGAATGACCATCAAAGAACCGTGTTTGCCATTTACACTCCAAACCCCTTCCTTCTAGCATCCCCATTTTCAGACTGCAACCTGACAGCCCTGATTCGACTCGAAGCAAGATTCTAAGTTGTCTTGTTTACAAATCTTCCTTCGGCAATGACATCGAGTCTAAACATTGGTACAGTGTAATCTTGTAAATGTACAACTAACTCCTACACGATATGAAGAAATTCAAAAAATGGTAAAACAATGTCAACTTAGCGATACTTACGACATTATTGAAGAGCTACATGATAAAAGAAATCAAAGAATTACATGGTTAAAGATATTTATATACTAGAGATGTCAAGTAATAGATAGAACAGACCTGACAAGAAATGAAAATGCCAGCACCTCATTGGTTCTAGTGCAGTTCAGAAAGGTGAGTGTGTGCATTTGTCAGGATGTATTAAGATCATGTAAATATTTATAACACAATGGTCAGTGCATTTGAGTTAACTAATGGATAAATGAAGGCAGCCAAGGCATGTTTTACACCATACAGTCTAAATATAAGATTCTAGGATCTTGGATTGAGTGGAACGTTTTGATCCTAGCAAGAATCTTTGGGCCTGTTTGGGAGAGCTTCAACGCTTGGATTCTTGTAGGATCTGAAGTATGTAGGCTAAAATAAGATGATTTAAACCTAACAAACAAAATGCACAACCAAACACCCCCAAACTACCCCTAATTCCAGCTCCATGAATTATTGGGCCTGTTTGGGAGAGGCACCAGCTCTGAGAATTCACTGTTAAAAGGTGTGCCAGGATGAGAAAATCTCCTATTTGATAATCCAGTGGATCTTAGATCCCGCTATCAAAACTGTTAAAATATCTATGATTTGATGCGGGTCCCAATCATGAAAACCTTTCAATAGTATTCTCGTGTGTGAACAGCAGTTGCAATGTTCAACCAATTGCCATGCCATGGCAGAGGTAAAGAAATCTTACATTGTCAGGAACATTAGGGTTGGCACCAGCTTCCAGTAAGTATTTCAAGCATGCAGTTGAGCCTTTTTCTGCACCAGCAGCAACTAAAGGGGTTATAAGACCGTCATTGACATCTGCACCAGCCTGCAAAAAAAATATTACTACAAAATCAGTTTCTACAATACCTCTCTATGGGATGTTTGGTTCATTGCCGATTAGACGCTTTCTTGTGGAAATCATTAGTGCAGAGCTGCCATTAAAGGTCAAACCTACTATAGTGTGAAAAAATGTAGCATTGAACTAAAATTGCCTTAAGTAATTCTAAGGCCTAACACAATGAAAATGAGACTGCAAACACGATACCTCGACCAGGAGCTTGACACATTTCACTGAGGAACCCGCTATTGCAACAAGAAGAGGGGTTTCAGCACCAGGTACTATCTTGTTACACTAGTGAGAAACAGATAACACACGAGTTACTATACTGAGGAAAGATGTAGGAAAGAACAGACAAATAGAATAAATAATGCATTTGCTGTAGTAAGGCATTctgtaaaataaaaataaaaaaacatttcGATGGCATTGCAAAAGCAaacatgtatcaacaagagattctGGAATGATATATTAAGCATTAATGCCTTAGTGGCCATTTTTAGCAATTAGACCGTTTTTTCAGTCCCATGTGTCACGTAAAAGTAGATGTACAAAAATAACAGCAGCCCGTTTTATTCCTAAGGAAGCTGGGTAGGCTAGAGCCTAGAGATGAACCCAACAAGAGCCACCAAAAGGAGTAAAGATATATGAAAGAAAAACATCTATGATCATGAATTACTAGAGGGGATACAAATTCAGGAAGCTGCCATTCCCTTAAAACTGGCATTTAGAGAACACATGATAGCATGTAGAGTTGACCCTATATTGAAGAAGCAAGTAGGATGGAGCTGCAAAGAAGCTATGGCTTATGTACTACTTCCCCCGTTCAAAATAATTACCAcgacaagtattttggaatggagggagcgcATAGCTAGATTTCTTTGAAATCAAGAAACCATAGCTCTTGCCAATAATGGCCACATCTCTTTGAGAATGCAGCGTTAGTAGAATTTAAACAAAAGTTAACAGAGTGCACTTAGTCACTGCTATGAAGGCATGATCTTGGATAACTGCTATTTTTTTTGTATAAGTTAGATCATAATTGCCCTCGGACTTTACAACTCTAGACTTAAAGCGGTAGAGTGGACTCAACACAACCAGCCAAGCAAATGAAACATGGGAACAATGCAGCTAGCCAAAAGGACACTAAAGGTGGAAATAGTATATTGTTAAACCTACATCCGCGTCGTGTTTCAACAAAATTTTCATAGCTTCATCATGCCCATTGTAGGCAGCGATATGCAATGGTGTCCCGCTAGCAGATACTGGGTCAACAGAAACTCCTTTTGCAAGCAAGAGTTCCACCATTTCAGGGTCTCCTGAGTAAAGAAAAACGATGAAAAGAGAATCCAGCAAGTAATTATTGTAGCGTACGTACAACTGATTGTGTTGTGTGATGGGGGAAAGTAATATGATCAAGATCCACACTAACTAAAACTACATGATGAGGAATAGTTACAACAGACAAGGGGGCAGAATATGGGAAAATGGGCAACTTTCAAATCCAAAAGAAATCACATAAGACAATAACAATGGCACTAATGTGTTATCCTACTCATATACAATTAAAATCATGACATTTGTCAGACGAGTTTTAGCCAGGCAACAATAGAATACCTCCTATGAAAGAGGCCCTAAGACTAAAAAGGTCACTTTATAAAGGTCTGGCTGTTGTCAACTTCATATCAGTTTAGCTATCAGTGTGAAGGTAACCCAGTTTCCTTACATTCGCTCAAGGAAGCAATGTGGCTGTGAAATGTCGAAAgtcaaataaaagaaagaaataagTAGATGGTTTGATGTATAAGGTAAATTTGAATAATTATTTTTATCAATTAGCAGTTTATCTTTGTCATGGTAAGCAAGGTCGATGAGAATACTTTGCCCCTCCCAAATAAGATACCACCATCTGTTGCAAGGAAATCAATATGAATACTTTGCCCTTCCCGATATAGATAACACAGTCTGTTGCAAATACCAACTTGTACATACTCTCTTTCCAACACACATAAGAATATATTATAATAGAACAATATTGTAAGGTACTGGAAGAAAAATGCCCATGTGCTGCCAGAGAATTAGTACCTCTTCGAGCAGCACGATGAAGTGGGTTGAACCCTTGGTCATCAACTTTGTGTGGATTGGCCCCATGATCAAGAAGATAACTCATAGTATCCATCCTTCCACCATGCATTGCCCAGAACGGAGGTGTTAGATCTACCAAGCGTGTCAATGAGAATTATACCGGGATCAATAATTCGAATAAATGAATTCCTAGCTATCGGAGCATGTCCGCATCCCCAAATTAGTTGCATACAAATGTCATAATAGTAAACTTGATTTGTTTTCCGATTATtaatccctccgtccgggtttatcaaGCCTCTCTTTAAGTCTTTAGTCTGGGCTAAAGTTTGACCTACAAAGTtaattactccctccgatccaaattaattgtcGCAGCTCTAGTACTATCTGCAACAATTAATTAATTTGGATCGTAATAAAATGTTAACTATATGTCACAAAATTTGTAGCATGGAGAACCTATTTCAGATACAAATTCAAAGTCTAGCACAAAATACGAGCCAATAAACCTGGAAGTAGGCGGACAAGACATACTAGTTTAGCTAGGGACAGAGAATAGAGTGCAGAGGCACCTTCGTTATCGACGGCGTCCACATCCACCCCTAGCTCCTCCACCAGGTACCTGCACACGGGTAGCCTCCCATTTCTGGCGGCGATGTGCAGCGCCCCGACGCCTTTGTGCTTGGCCGCCCCCACCACCTCCCTGGGATCCCTTGTGCTCTCGTCCAGCGCCCACACCAGCACTGCGACGCGACGCGACGCGACGAAGGGGGAGAAAAATCAGTACCTCCGTCCCAGACGCCAGCCAACCCACCCGGAAATCCGAAATGCGTACTCTTTAAGAGGCGGAGGTCGCCCTCGCTGGCCGCGCGGAGCAGATCCAGATTGAACTCGTCGTCGGCCGTCGGGTTTGGAGGGGCGGCTCTGCGCTTGGACGGGGCGGCGCGGGGGCGGGGCGGCGCCATgggggccggcggcggcgatgagCCTGGGGTTTCGAAGTGGGGATTTGGCTTGAAACGCTGAGGAGCGGCAGGCGGAGGCGCAGGCGGGAAGACGAGACGACCGGGGCGGGCAGTGGAGGGAGGCGGCGTGTCAATCTCCGGTGGAAATGCTGCGCGTACGCTTAAGGTCTACACAGGCGTTGACTCTGGAGTGCACCCGCTGTGGGTGCTTTTGGCAGCACACGTTTTCATCCGCTTCTCTTGGAGTgtacctggccatgggcagcccgacCCGACCCGGCTTGAAAAAGCCTGGCCCGACCCAGCCTGACGCTCCTCACGGGCCGGGTTTGGGCCCGTCATATTTGCGAGTTAATGATGAGGCCCGGCCCGAGGCCCGACGGGCTTTTACGCTGATGGGTCAGGCTTGAGTCTGATTTCTAGGCCCGACACCCGGGCCAGGCTGGGCCCGGGCCTGGGATTTCTGCGGTGGGCTTGGTCAGGCCCGGCCCGAGCGATGGCCAGGTATATCATGGAGATGGCTACGTGGAGGTACTAGAACATTTCTATCCTGTCAAAAGGTCAAACCTTCAAATTTATGATACAGGTTGAAAAAACGCACCGAACATATCTGTAAAATAGCATATCGGTATTTTCTTATTGGATCATGTATATTAGAGATCCCATCcatcatatatggagtattcaagaACCGGAGTAGGGTCCTGGCGACGCCCCAGGCAGAGGAGCTCTGCAGCGGCCAACCAGAGCGTCGTCAGAGCATTGCCGGAGCAGGCAGCGGACTGGAGCGGCAGGCTTTTACGCTgacgggccgggcttgggcctgattTCTAGGCCCGATGCCCGGGCCTGGGATTTCTGCGGCGGGCTTCGAAGTCTTTCTGGAGCGGCGCCTTTCTGGCCAGCTGGAGTTCGAGTTCGTCCATGCGTAGGTCATGAGAAAGAAGAAGCATGAGAAAAAGAAAGATAAATatgtctagacatg
Above is a window of Triticum dicoccoides isolate Atlit2015 ecotype Zavitan chromosome 5B, WEW_v2.0, whole genome shotgun sequence DNA encoding:
- the LOC119312929 gene encoding ankyrin-1-like isoform X2; its protein translation is MAPPRPRAAPSKRRAAPPNPTADDEFNLDLLRAASEGDLRLLKMLVWALDESTRDPREVVGAAKHKGVGALHIAARNGRLPVCRYLVEELGVDVDAVDNEDLTPPFWAMHGGRMDTMSYLLDHGANPHKVDDQGFNPLHRAARRDPEMVELLLAKGVSVDPVSASGTPLHIAAYNGHDEAMKILLKHDADCNKIVPGAETPLLVAIAGSSVKCVKLLVEAGADVNDGLITPLVAAGAEKGSTACLKYLLEAGANPNVPDNFGRMPIEIAALDGSREDVEILFPVTYCIPTVHDWSIDGIIHHAKSASMKQGDHSNVRRMAELKSLAVNSLKRNDYFSAATLYSVAMKHDRHDATLLSNRSLCFLRMGDGHKALRDALACSEMRPGWPKGWYRLGAALMLLKDYESACNAFLEAAKLDPWSPDIEAVLREAMNSLKTSRGATMAT
- the LOC119312929 gene encoding ankyrin repeat and SOCS box protein 5-like isoform X1 encodes the protein MAPPRPRAAPSKRRAAPPNPTADDEFNLDLLRAASEGDLRLLKMLVWALDESTRDPREVVGAAKHKGVGALHIAARNGRLPVCRYLVEELGVDVDAVDNEDLTPPFWAMHGGRMDTMSYLLDHGANPHKVDDQGFNPLHRAARRGDPEMVELLLAKGVSVDPVSASGTPLHIAAYNGHDEAMKILLKHDADCNKIVPGAETPLLVAIAGSSVKCVKLLVEAGADVNDGLITPLVAAGAEKGSTACLKYLLEAGANPNVPDNFGRMPIEIAALDGSREDVEILFPVTYCIPTVHDWSIDGIIHHAKSASMKQGDHSNVRRMAELKSLAVNSLKRNDYFSAATLYSVAMKHDRHDATLLSNRSLCFLRMGDGHKALRDALACSEMRPGWPKGWYRLGAALMLLKDYESACNAFLEAAKLDPWSPDIEAVLREAMNSLKTSRGATMAT